The Brasilonema sennae CENA114 genome includes a region encoding these proteins:
- a CDS encoding glycosyltransferase, translating to MVSMESKCFQQVADFPVAQLHGGFSQTLVQTPPSPYCEVCVIVPVRNEAETLTQTLAALAYQVDLEGQLLDSKRYEVILLANNCSDDSVAIAQNFAQQHPSFALHVIEKTLPPTEAYIGRVRQILMDEAYHRLSRLGRTRGIIASTDGDSQVSPTWIAANLHEIACGADAVGGRIITNQVDRAALDPYARACHLREVGYRYLITELESYIDPDPYDSFPRHYQHYGASFAVTAQMYALAGGLPPVRTPEDVAFYNALVRVNARFRHSPLVRVVTSARQTGRTDIGLANQLSKWSQMGQQQQSFLVESAAAIETRFQARHQLRKMWSCVLNGLKPSYMHVALLANTLGVPTLWLVEEFAQPYTFGQLFEQVEQRSLLEGIWLSRWENVKIEQAIQDLRLRVESWRRDNKLLRFKS from the coding sequence ATGGTTTCTATGGAAAGTAAGTGCTTCCAACAAGTTGCTGACTTTCCAGTTGCACAACTTCACGGGGGCTTTTCCCAAACTCTAGTCCAAACGCCGCCTTCACCATATTGTGAAGTTTGCGTGATTGTTCCAGTTCGCAACGAAGCTGAGACGTTGACACAAACTCTTGCTGCTTTGGCATATCAGGTTGACTTAGAAGGGCAGCTTTTAGACTCTAAACGCTACGAAGTTATCTTGCTGGCAAATAATTGTAGCGATGATTCGGTGGCGATCGCCCAGAATTTCGCTCAACAACATCCATCTTTTGCACTCCACGTAATTGAAAAAACATTACCCCCGACAGAAGCTTACATTGGTCGAGTGCGTCAGATTTTGATGGATGAGGCATATCACCGCTTGAGTCGTTTAGGACGCACACGAGGGATCATTGCCTCAACCGATGGGGACTCGCAAGTCAGCCCCACTTGGATTGCAGCCAACCTACATGAAATTGCTTGCGGTGCTGATGCAGTAGGAGGACGGATTATCACAAACCAAGTTGATCGTGCTGCCTTAGATCCCTACGCTAGAGCCTGTCATCTACGTGAGGTAGGCTATCGTTACTTGATTACAGAATTAGAATCTTACATCGATCCCGACCCTTATGACAGTTTTCCTCGGCACTACCAACACTACGGGGCAAGTTTTGCGGTGACGGCACAAATGTATGCACTTGCAGGAGGTTTACCCCCCGTCCGTACTCCCGAAGATGTTGCATTCTATAACGCTTTAGTCCGGGTGAATGCCCGTTTTCGTCATAGTCCGCTAGTACGGGTTGTGACTTCAGCCAGACAAACTGGACGTACAGACATTGGTTTGGCAAACCAGTTAAGTAAGTGGTCACAAATGGGACAGCAACAGCAATCATTTTTGGTTGAATCCGCAGCTGCAATTGAAACTCGTTTCCAAGCGCGTCACCAATTACGAAAAATGTGGTCGTGTGTTCTCAACGGCTTGAAGCCAAGTTATATGCACGTAGCACTTTTGGCAAATACGCTGGGAGTTCCGACGCTATGGCTTGTCGAAGAATTTGCACAACCATATACCTTTGGTCAGTTGTTTGAACAAGTTGAACAACGCTCTTTAC
- a CDS encoding helix-turn-helix domain-containing protein → MPKLVTIQPHMRVEELEQRYRECSDVVESRHYQIIWLLAKGKTTAELAEVTGYSRGWIRGLARHYNQQGAFAHSANAPCLGKMTETILDFRF, encoded by the coding sequence ATGCCGAAACTTGTAACAATTCAACCTCACATGAGGGTTGAGGAACTTGAACAACGTTATCGTGAGTGTTCTGACGTAGTTGAAAGCCGCCATTATCAAATAATTTGGCTATTAGCCAAAGGAAAGACAACGGCAGAACTAGCCGAAGTAACAGGCTACAGTCGGGGCTGGATTCGTGGTCTGGCACGACATTACAATCAACAAGGAGCATTTGCGCACAGCGCAAATGCTCCTTGTTTAGGCAAAATGACCGAAACGATTTTAGATTTTAGATTTTAG
- the cutA gene encoding divalent-cation tolerance protein CutA: MKLYYITLNNSDEARQIGRALLEQKLAVCVNWFPITCAYIWKGEITEEPEVVLIVKTQSGYREQIEEVILQHITYTNFIAEISPTEINKGFLEWLNAEVPLPLKKLERLN, encoded by the coding sequence ATGAAACTTTACTATATCACCTTGAATAATTCAGATGAAGCACGTCAGATCGGTCGTGCTTTGTTGGAACAAAAACTAGCTGTTTGTGTTAATTGGTTTCCCATTACCTGCGCTTATATATGGAAAGGAGAAATTACAGAAGAACCAGAAGTCGTTTTGATTGTAAAAACTCAATCAGGTTATCGGGAGCAAATTGAAGAAGTGATTCTCCAGCATATTACTTACACTAACTTTATTGCAGAAATCTCACCTACAGAAATAAACAAAGGCTTCTTAGAATGGCTGAATGCTGAAGTTCCTTTACCTCTAAAAAAACTAGAGCGACTAAATTGA
- a CDS encoding filamentous hemagglutinin N-terminal domain-containing protein encodes MSAWHLKSWVLLGSALCVLGCAQPIAAQVVPDNTLSAAERTQVTGNPNFQIDGGGRRGANLFHSFQSFSVPTGGSAFFNNAADVQNILTRVTGGSISNIDGLIRTNGIANLFLLNPSGIIFGKNASLNIGGSFVATTANAIQFGNFGFFSATNPEAPSPLLTINPNALFFNQIAAARIQNNSTAPAGTTLAGADAFGLRVPNGQSLLLVGGDIKMDGGKLNAFGGRVELGGLSAPGTIGLNGDGSLSFPVGVQRADVSLTNGAIVDVSSGGGGSIAVNARNLEMTGESVLQAGIGRGLGTVGTQAGDISINATGAINLNKLSQINNDVQSGANGQGGDVSISASSLRLEGGAQINAITFGAGKGGNLSVDAQDVQIIGRSANGQDGSGLFASTTPNSTGNAGDLTIKTNTLLVRDGAQVGTGTFGAGKGGNLSVDAQDVQIIGRSSNGRFGSGLFASAQLNSTGNVGDLTIKTNTLLVRDGATDTNCHFRCGQGGKFER; translated from the coding sequence ATGAGCGCTTGGCATCTCAAATCGTGGGTTTTGCTGGGTAGTGCTTTGTGTGTACTCGGTTGTGCTCAACCAATCGCAGCACAAGTTGTTCCCGATAACACACTAAGCGCGGCAGAGCGAACGCAAGTCACAGGCAATCCCAACTTCCAGATAGACGGCGGGGGAAGGCGGGGTGCCAATCTGTTCCACAGCTTCCAATCATTTTCTGTACCGACGGGAGGTTCTGCCTTCTTCAACAATGCTGCCGATGTGCAGAACATCCTGACGCGAGTCACAGGTGGTTCGATTTCTAATATTGATGGATTAATCCGAACCAACGGCATCGCTAACCTGTTCTTGCTCAATCCGTCGGGAATTATCTTTGGTAAAAATGCCAGTTTGAATATCGGCGGTTCGTTTGTCGCCACAACGGCGAATGCCATACAGTTTGGTAATTTTGGATTTTTCAGTGCAACGAACCCAGAAGCACCCTCACCCTTGCTGACAATTAATCCAAATGCTTTGTTTTTCAATCAAATTGCGGCAGCACGAATTCAAAATAACTCAACTGCACCAGCAGGAACTACTCTGGCTGGCGCGGATGCATTTGGTTTACGTGTTCCAAATGGTCAGAGTTTGCTGCTAGTAGGCGGCGATATCAAAATGGATGGGGGTAAGTTGAATGCTTTTGGTGGACGAGTTGAGTTAGGAGGATTATCTGCTCCTGGGACGATAGGACTCAATGGTGATGGTAGCTTGAGTTTTCCTGTGGGAGTGCAGCGAGCGGATGTATCGCTGACGAATGGTGCGATCGTTGATGTTAGCTCAGGCGGTGGTGGTAGTATTGCAGTTAATGCCCGGAATTTAGAGATGACGGGAGAAAGTGTTCTTCAAGCTGGAATAGGGCGGGGTTTGGGGACAGTTGGGACTCAGGCGGGAGATATTTCGATTAATGCCACAGGAGCAATAAACCTTAACAAGCTTAGTCAAATTAATAATGACGTGCAATCAGGAGCAAATGGACAGGGAGGTGATGTCAGCATCAGTGCAAGCAGCTTGCGGCTTGAGGGTGGGGCACAGATAAATGCTATTACTTTCGGTGCGGGCAAAGGGGGGAATTTGAGCGTTGATGCCCAAGATGTGCAAATCATTGGTAGAAGCGCTAATGGTCAGGATGGCAGTGGCTTGTTTGCTTCTACAACGCCAAACTCAACAGGGAATGCGGGTGATTTGACAATCAAAACCAATACCTTGCTCGTGCGAGATGGGGCACAGGTAGGTACTGGTACTTTTGGTGCGGGCAAGGGGGGAAATTTGAGCGTTGATGCCCAAGATGTGCAAATCATTGGCAGAAGCTCTAATGGTCGATTTGGCAGTGGCTTGTTTGCTTCTGCACAGCTAAACTCAACAGGGAATGTGGGTGATTTGACAATCAAAACCAATACCTTGCTCGTGCGAGATGGGGCAACGGATACAAACTGCCACTTTAGGTGCGGGCAAGGGGGGAAATTTGAGCGTTGA
- a CDS encoding S-layer family protein: MGQRIQTATLGAGKGGNLSVDAQNVQIIGRSPNGQVASGLFASAQLNSTGNAGDLTIKTNTLLVRDGAQVQTATFAAGKGGNLRVDAQDVQIIGTSADGRVSTVLVAGADFNSTGDAGDLTVKTNTLLVRDKAGISVENRGRGTAGNMTLNARSIRLNNNASLSANTRSPKVDPTREQATININSQDLIITRNSNIITNATGENVIGGNININTDVLVGFQNSDISANSDNFRGGNVRINTQGIFGIQFREVASLQTSDITATGATRELSGNVQITRPDLDPTSGLVELPVNVVDRSGLIAQGCPADQGNSFVITGRGGLPPTPEQQLDDDAEWQDRRRLTVQQQIGQTKPHTEITTQTLPTKSDTPIIEATGWQITPNGDIFLVASTSNPAVHNPRNQPDTCQSRQ; this comes from the coding sequence ATGGGGCAACGGATACAAACTGCCACTTTAGGTGCGGGCAAGGGGGGAAATTTGAGCGTTGATGCCCAAAATGTGCAAATCATCGGCAGAAGCCCTAATGGTCAAGTTGCCAGTGGCTTGTTTGCTTCTGCACAGCTAAACTCAACAGGGAATGCGGGTGATTTGACAATCAAAACCAATACCTTGCTCGTGCGAGATGGGGCACAGGTACAAACTGCCACTTTCGCTGCGGGCAAGGGGGGAAATTTAAGGGTTGATGCCCAAGATGTGCAAATCATTGGTACAAGCGCTGATGGTAGGGTTTCCACTGTTTTGGTTGCTGGCGCAGATTTTAACTCAACAGGGGATGCGGGTGATTTGACGGTGAAAACTAATACTTTGCTAGTGCGAGATAAGGCAGGAATCAGCGTGGAGAATCGCGGAAGAGGAACCGCAGGCAACATGACATTAAATGCTCGCTCTATCCGTTTAAACAACAATGCCTCACTCAGCGCTAATACACGCAGCCCTAAAGTTGACCCTACTAGGGAACAGGCGACAATTAACATTAACTCACAAGATTTGATCATCACTCGCAATAGCAACATCATCACCAACGCCACAGGAGAAAACGTTATCGGCGGCAACATCAATATTAATACCGATGTCCTGGTTGGTTTTCAAAATAGTGACATCAGCGCCAACTCGGATAACTTCCGGGGCGGAAATGTCAGAATCAATACTCAAGGTATCTTTGGCATTCAGTTTCGGGAGGTCGCTTCTCTTCAAACAAGTGATATCACCGCCACCGGGGCTACTCGCGAGTTAAGCGGTAATGTGCAAATCACTAGACCCGATCTAGATCCCACTTCGGGATTAGTAGAATTACCAGTCAATGTCGTAGATCGTTCTGGCTTGATAGCTCAAGGTTGTCCGGCAGACCAAGGTAATTCCTTTGTAATCACCGGTCGCGGTGGCTTACCGCCCACTCCAGAACAACAATTAGACGATGACGCCGAGTGGCAAGACCGCCGCCGCCTAACAGTGCAACAGCAGATTGGACAGACAAAACCCCATACTGAAATCACTACTCAGACTTTACCTACCAAATCCGACACTCCAATTATCGAAGCCACCGGATGGCAGATCACTCCCAATGGAGACATCTTCCTAGTTGCCTCTACATCTAACCCTGCGGTGCACAATCCGCGAAATCAGCCGGACACCTGCCAATCAAGGCAGTAA
- a CDS encoding nitrogen fixation protein: protein MIENIATENTTLCPSARPESGDSVVFGVVSGTVAQPRIAYLKQPQPVTDELIAKSSPATPAEIFRTAGRCIESGCMHFDGKDCRLAQRIVENLSVVTEELPPCSIRRNCRWWQQEGKTACMRCPQVVTDTYNPSQLIRDVAKPTAL, encoded by the coding sequence TTGATAGAAAACATTGCGACTGAGAATACTACACTTTGCCCCAGCGCTAGACCAGAATCAGGAGATAGTGTTGTCTTTGGTGTGGTCAGTGGGACGGTGGCACAACCCCGTATAGCTTATCTCAAGCAGCCGCAGCCTGTCACGGATGAACTAATAGCAAAGTCTAGCCCTGCTACACCAGCAGAAATTTTTCGGACGGCAGGACGCTGTATAGAATCGGGCTGTATGCATTTTGACGGTAAAGATTGTCGTTTGGCACAGCGAATTGTAGAGAATTTATCTGTAGTGACTGAGGAACTTCCACCCTGTTCTATCCGGCGAAATTGTCGTTGGTGGCAGCAGGAAGGTAAGACAGCTTGTATGCGTTGTCCGCAAGTTGTTACAGATACCTACAACCCGTCTCAACTCATACGAGATGTGGCGAAACCGACTGCCCTTTAG
- a CDS encoding NifU family protein, protein MTDDTLEELVKEISRYEAIISEWDETYRGVVVGLKRAIEALHKEALTRLIKTVKQESMPALRNAVKDEVVYGVLLYHELVKPPIPPLTQRIQQALDEVRPGLKSHNGDVELVDIKPPDTVEVKLIGACSNCPTSTVTLSQGIEQAIKSYCPEIVNVLAVR, encoded by the coding sequence ATGACCGATGACACACTTGAAGAATTAGTCAAAGAAATCAGCCGTTATGAGGCAATTATCTCTGAGTGGGATGAAACTTACAGAGGTGTCGTCGTAGGTTTAAAACGAGCCATTGAAGCATTACACAAAGAGGCATTGACACGTTTAATTAAGACTGTGAAGCAAGAATCCATGCCAGCTTTACGTAATGCTGTTAAAGACGAAGTTGTGTATGGAGTGCTGCTTTATCACGAACTTGTAAAGCCTCCTATACCACCGCTAACGCAACGTATTCAGCAAGCGCTTGATGAAGTCCGTCCTGGTTTAAAAAGTCATAACGGTGATGTGGAATTAGTGGATATTAAACCACCAGATACAGTTGAAGTCAAATTAATTGGAGCTTGTAGTAATTGTCCGACTTCAACTGTGACTTTATCTCAAGGAATTGAGCAGGCAATCAAGTCGTATTGTCCAGAAATTGTTAATGTGCTTGCTGTACGTTGA
- a CDS encoding SH3 domain-containing protein yields the protein MADLLKVTNSQGTNFKQSLKDSSDLGVCEKFNVSSGRSFRVKERVEADKDHYRVTLFDKLGNPGCSQFDTWYVFKNHVNIQPETSGSVADVVVINASSGLNVREQPGTSARELGKIPNGSRVSVYGEGKDSNGFRWIKVKSNQWVASEGWVATEFLKILSVQ from the coding sequence ATGGCAGATCTATTGAAAGTCACAAACTCACAAGGAACAAATTTCAAACAGAGTCTTAAGGACTCAAGTGATCTGGGAGTTTGTGAGAAGTTTAATGTCAGCAGTGGCAGGTCTTTTAGAGTTAAAGAAAGAGTAGAGGCAGACAAAGACCACTATAGAGTCACTCTGTTTGATAAACTTGGAAATCCTGGATGTTCTCAATTCGACACTTGGTATGTCTTTAAAAACCACGTCAATATCCAACCAGAAACATCTGGTTCTGTTGCAGACGTGGTTGTTATCAATGCTTCGAGTGGTCTGAATGTTCGGGAACAACCGGGCACGAGTGCTCGTGAACTTGGTAAGATTCCCAATGGGTCAAGAGTCTCTGTATACGGTGAAGGTAAAGATAGTAACGGTTTTCGTTGGATTAAGGTTAAATCTAACCAATGGGTTGCTTCTGAGGGCTGGGTGGCGACTGAGTTTCTAAAGATTTTATCAGTTCAATAA
- a CDS encoding DUF3598 family protein gives MNLKDQNWKNFTTNHLGDWHGIWTKYSPQGEVAESFQSLRSFRSNSNETEIVQKNHYAYSDRRRVEQSWEYNQLSNSLSNGVFIPEIESMRANFFESGHAAWVSTKLKPDSYFAVELFFKYQELRHSVGIVYDDSGCLFRTANIREDSTGFPSQYWSNETNQLPE, from the coding sequence ATGAATTTAAAAGATCAAAATTGGAAAAATTTCACGACTAACCATTTGGGTGACTGGCATGGAATTTGGACAAAATACTCTCCCCAAGGTGAGGTGGCAGAATCGTTTCAAAGTCTCAGAAGCTTTCGGAGTAATTCAAATGAAACCGAAATCGTTCAAAAGAATCACTACGCATACAGTGATCGCAGAAGAGTAGAACAAAGTTGGGAATATAATCAACTCTCGAATAGCTTATCTAATGGAGTTTTTATTCCAGAAATTGAATCAATGAGGGCAAATTTCTTTGAATCAGGTCATGCTGCTTGGGTTTCAACTAAGTTGAAACCAGATTCATATTTTGCCGTTGAACTATTTTTTAAATACCAGGAATTAAGACATAGTGTAGGTATCGTTTATGATGATAGTGGTTGTTTGTTCAGAACGGCAAATATTCGCGAAGATAGTACTGGCTTTCCTAGTCAATACTGGTCAAATGAAACCAATCAATTGCCAGAGTGA
- a CDS encoding hydrogenase maturation protease: MLTIIGCGNLNRSDDAVGVLIAQRLQQYLAQYPLPDVQVYDCGTAGMEVMFQARGSKKLIIIDASSTDSEPGAIFKVPGKELEALPEPSYNLHDFRWDHALAAGRKIFKEDFPEEVTVYLIEAENFDFGLELSSVVQHSADLVFEEITAIIKQSKE; the protein is encoded by the coding sequence ATGCTCACAATCATTGGTTGCGGTAATCTCAATCGTAGTGATGACGCTGTAGGCGTACTCATTGCCCAACGCTTACAGCAATACCTTGCTCAATATCCTCTTCCTGATGTGCAAGTTTATGACTGTGGTACTGCAGGGATGGAAGTCATGTTTCAGGCAAGAGGTAGCAAAAAGTTAATTATTATTGATGCCAGTTCAACTGATTCTGAACCAGGGGCTATATTTAAAGTTCCTGGAAAAGAACTTGAAGCTTTGCCAGAACCCAGTTATAATTTGCATGATTTTCGCTGGGATCATGCTTTAGCCGCAGGTAGGAAAATCTTTAAAGAAGACTTTCCCGAAGAGGTGACTGTTTACTTAATTGAAGCCGAAAATTTTGATTTTGGACTAGAATTAAGTTCTGTTGTTCAACACTCTGCTGATTTAGTTTTTGAAGAAATAACTGCGATTATTAAACAGAGTAAAGAGTAA
- the xylB gene encoding xylulokinase encodes MTDVVVGLDLGTGGVRAIAVDLLQGQVIAKETRSYPLLIPQPGWTEQNPSDWVEASLDALFDVAQQLDGHRAIALGLSGQMHGMVPLDAEGKVIRPAILWNDQRTGKAVDAIEATIPPQELIQRTGNPAITGFQLPKLVWLRTEEPQAYARLWQILLPKDYLGYVLTGESVTEPSDASGVGCLNLATRQWDTDILNALNLNPALFPPVIESTAIAGRLKSEIATRVGLPAGLPVVAGGGDNAAAAIGLGISSSNLNRGSLSIGTSGVIFAPCQRPIPDPEGRVHLFCHVDGGYHQLGVTLGAGGSLRWYRDTFAPNVPYTDLMDMAERSLPGARGVLFLPHLSGERSPHLDPDTRGAWVNLSLAHTQPDIIRAVLEGVAFSLREALEVISAIAPVHQLLATGGGARSNIWLRILADILQTELIAPKAEEGAAYGAAILAMVGVGAYPNLEAAFKILPQDASVVQPQVNAVYEAGFKRYKLLYDALKAVR; translated from the coding sequence TTGACTGACGTCGTTGTGGGCTTAGATCTGGGTACAGGAGGAGTGCGGGCGATCGCAGTAGACCTACTACAAGGGCAAGTTATCGCAAAAGAAACCAGAAGCTATCCCCTGTTAATCCCACAGCCCGGTTGGACGGAACAGAACCCATCAGATTGGGTCGAGGCGAGTCTGGATGCCCTGTTCGATGTTGCTCAACAGCTAGATGGACACCGAGCGATTGCTCTGGGTTTGTCAGGACAAATGCATGGTATGGTTCCTCTGGATGCAGAGGGTAAAGTCATTAGACCAGCAATTTTGTGGAATGATCAGCGCACTGGTAAAGCCGTTGATGCGATTGAAGCCACCATTCCCCCTCAGGAGTTGATCCAGCGTACTGGAAATCCGGCGATTACAGGATTTCAGCTTCCCAAGCTTGTGTGGTTGCGGACTGAAGAACCACAAGCATATGCTCGGCTTTGGCAGATTCTTTTACCAAAAGATTATTTAGGATATGTGCTAACTGGTGAGTCAGTGACAGAACCATCCGATGCGTCCGGTGTTGGGTGTCTGAATCTGGCGACTCGGCAATGGGATACGGATATTCTCAATGCTCTCAATCTCAACCCAGCGTTGTTTCCCCCAGTAATCGAGTCTACGGCGATCGCCGGACGGCTAAAATCAGAAATAGCCACCCGCGTGGGACTACCAGCCGGATTACCTGTGGTTGCAGGCGGAGGCGACAATGCAGCAGCGGCGATCGGTCTGGGTATCTCATCAAGCAACCTGAACCGGGGCAGTCTGAGTATTGGCACGTCGGGAGTTATCTTTGCACCGTGCCAGCGCCCAATTCCCGATCCAGAAGGTCGGGTGCATTTGTTCTGTCATGTGGATGGTGGCTATCATCAGCTGGGAGTGACGCTGGGGGCTGGTGGTTCTCTGCGTTGGTATCGGGATACGTTTGCACCGAATGTTCCCTATACTGATCTGATGGATATGGCAGAGCGATCATTGCCCGGTGCTCGTGGTGTTCTATTTCTGCCCCATCTTTCAGGAGAGCGTAGTCCCCATCTCGATCCAGATACTCGCGGTGCTTGGGTGAATCTGTCATTGGCTCATACGCAGCCAGATATTATTCGTGCTGTTCTTGAGGGCGTGGCATTTAGCTTGCGGGAAGCATTGGAAGTTATCAGCGCGATCGCTCCCGTTCATCAACTCTTGGCAACAGGTGGAGGTGCGCGATCCAACATCTGGTTACGAATTTTAGCAGATATTTTGCAAACAGAACTCATTGCTCCCAAAGCTGAAGAAGGAGCAGCTTACGGAGCAGCGATTTTGGCAATGGTGGGGGTTGGTGCATACCCCAATTTAGAAGCTGCATTTAAGATTCTGCCGCAGGATGCGAGTGTGGTACAGCCGCAAGTAAATGCTGTGTATGAAGCAGGTTTTAAGCGATATAAGTTATTGTACGATGCCCTTAAAGCCGTTCGTTGA
- a CDS encoding type II toxin-antitoxin system HicB family antitoxin, with product MKIKTIIHPAEEGGYWAEVPALPGCITEGDTMEEVMANLKDAIEGWLDVANSHYAIESTDQVVEIAI from the coding sequence ATGAAAATCAAAACAATCATTCATCCAGCAGAAGAAGGGGGCTATTGGGCAGAGGTTCCCGCACTTCCCGGTTGTATTACTGAAGGAGATACGATGGAGGAGGTGATGGCTAATTTAAAGGACGCTATTGAAGGTTGGCTCGATGTTGCTAACAGTCATTATGCAATTGAGTCAACAGATCAAGTTGTCGAAATTGCTATATGA
- a CDS encoding DUF29 domain-containing protein has product MTITTNLKKLYETDNSLWLEETIKLLKQKLFNQLDLENLIEELISLGKRDLAKAKSLLRQIIIHILLLQYWHVEYERNYRHWLGEIKTFRYDLNNHLTTNLMNKLQDDLENIYQSAVDFVQVKTDLMIFPEKCLYTLAQLLDDNYLP; this is encoded by the coding sequence ATGACAATTACTACCAACTTAAAAAAGCTCTATGAAACTGATAATAGTTTATGGCTAGAAGAAACTATTAAGTTATTAAAACAAAAACTATTTAACCAACTTGATTTAGAAAATTTAATTGAGGAATTAATTAGTTTGGGGAAAAGAGATTTAGCTAAAGCAAAAAGTCTTTTAAGGCAAATTATTATTCATATATTATTACTCCAATATTGGCATGTAGAATATGAAAGAAACTATCGTCATTGGCTTGGAGAAATTAAAACATTTAGATATGACTTAAATAATCATTTAACCACGAATTTAATGAATAAATTACAGGATGACTTAGAGAATATTTATCAAAGTGCGGTTGATTTTGTGCAAGTGAAAACCGATTTAATGATTTTTCCAGAAAAATGTCTTTACACTCTTGCACAATTATTGGATGATAATTATTTGCCTTAA
- a CDS encoding RusA family crossover junction endodeoxyribonuclease, translated as MKISTQTENCSYDTQYLIEEITDSAIHINLAFKKIVSVQSKRAYREQICNLSQGELSKFKWIISGCVNVDFTWYLHAVERQETDKVGDIDNITKPILDSLIGPNGVLIDDAQIRALYTYWLSHNELVEDNLLKIKISFNNDNCLEKSNLIFIQYANAICLPVNVEPTDHKQLLGALLLVKSRQRQRTAAKSIRFIGGNVDNYLVLSPWDFHRTRLNEFPSSNIYSVSSFKELCRNNGLTFLAILRLMREARGGT; from the coding sequence ATGAAAATCTCGACACAAACCGAAAACTGTAGCTACGACACACAATACTTAATTGAAGAAATTACAGATAGTGCCATTCACATCAATTTGGCATTTAAAAAAATCGTAAGTGTTCAGTCGAAAAGAGCCTATAGAGAGCAAATATGCAATTTAAGTCAGGGCGAATTATCAAAGTTCAAATGGATAATATCTGGTTGTGTCAATGTAGACTTTACTTGGTATCTACATGCTGTTGAGAGACAGGAGACAGATAAGGTTGGTGATATTGATAACATTACAAAACCCATTCTGGATTCTTTAATTGGTCCAAATGGAGTTTTAATTGATGATGCTCAAATCAGAGCACTATACACATATTGGCTATCACACAATGAGTTGGTCGAAGATAATTTGCTAAAAATTAAAATCTCATTCAACAATGATAATTGTCTGGAGAAATCAAACCTGATATTTATTCAATATGCTAACGCCATTTGCTTGCCGGTTAATGTCGAACCTACTGACCACAAGCAGCTTTTGGGGGCATTATTGCTTGTGAAGAGTAGGCAAAGACAGAGAACTGCTGCAAAAAGTATCAGATTTATCGGTGGAAACGTTGACAACTATTTGGTTTTATCACCTTGGGATTTTCATCGCACTAGGTTAAATGAGTTTCCTTCTTCTAATATTTATTCAGTTTCCAGTTTTAAGGAACTTTGTCGCAACAACGGCTTAACGTTCTTAGCAATATTAAGATTGATGCGAGAAGCTCGTGGTGGCACATAA